Sequence from the Candidatus Paceibacterota bacterium genome:
AGGGACTCTCACTGTGCGCTTCCTGCCGGACTCTCTCTATGAAAATGAATGGGCTCGCTGCGAAATCACAGGCCAGGGACCGAGCACGAACCTTGACCGCATTCTGATAGGCAGGACATTCGAGGTGCAGCTCCCAGCGGGTGCTTACCGGGTCAATCTGGCTCACGTCGACAAGGACAACCGGGTATGGCGTTTGGAATCGCCGGTGCAGATCGAGAGTAATCGTTCCGAAAGCGTCAGCTTTCGATTCGCTTATGCGGCGCTGACGGTGGAGAGTGATCCGGCGGGCGCGGATGTGACTTGGCCAAAGGAGTTCAGCATAGGCGACGAGACAAGTGGCACGGCGCCGTTCAGCAAGCGGTTCAGGTCCGGCGCGATTCCCTTCACGGCGCGCTTGCACGGCTACGCGGACTGCCGCATCACGAATTACTTCTATCCGGTGGTAGACGACCCGGCGAAGAACCGTTTTGCAATCCCACTCCAGGCTAGATCAGTGCCGCTGGGCGGGCGCTCATTCACCAATTCGCTGGGGATGATCTTCCGATGGGTGGTACCACTGCAGATGTGGGCATGCGAGTGGGAGACGCGCGTGGGAGATTTTCGCGCCTTTGCCAGTGACGGCGCAGCGCGGGGCAATCCGTCGCCCGCCATGCAGTCGGTTACCAGCAACGGGTGGAGGGCGAGCGGCTTTTCCTGGGACAATCCGGCGCCGGGCTTCTGCCGGGGGGACAACTGTCCGGTGGTGGGGGTGAATTGGCAGGACGCGGCTAATTTCTGCGAATGGCTGACGCATCGGGAGCGGCGGCTGGGGAGGTTGCTGGCCAAACAGGTCTATCGCCTGCCGACCGTCAAGGAATGGCGCGCGTTGGCTGGCGGCAGCGCGTTTCCCCAAGGTGCGGAGCCGACGGGGAATTATTCCGGCGTGGAGGTGTTGGGATCGGACTGGCCGCAGTGCTGGCCGGTGCTTACAAACCACGACGACGGGTTTGCCCGCACCGCGCCGGTTGACGCGCCGAACTTTGCCAACAGCCTGGGCTATTACCATGTGGGGGGCAACGCAGCCGAGTGGTGCGCCGACGGCGCGCTTTGCGGGGGCTCCTGGTTTGACGGCGAGATCGATGATTTGTCCCACCTCCGGACCGAGTCAGCCGTTGAAACCCCGGAGAACAGAGATGAGTGCCAGGATCGTAACGGCTTTCGAGTCTTCCTCGAGGACCCGTGGCTGTTGCAGGACACGCCCAAGTAGCCGCCATGAACCGGAAGCATTCCTTCATCTTCTCGCTATTGCTTGGCTCAACCTTTGCCTGCCTGAGCCAATCAGACATTGCCCTGGCGCCGTGTTTCGGCGATGGCATGGTCTTGCAGCGGAGCGCGAACACCCTGCTGCAGGGGCGTGGGCCGGTGGGCAAGTTGTTGTTCATCCAGTTCAGGGTGCAAGGGACCAGTCGGTTGGTCCGGCAGTGGAAAGTTCAGGTTGATCGTTCCGGCAATTGGCGAACAAACATTAATTTGACGACACCCGAGTTCCAGACCAAGGGACCGGTTTGGACCGTAGCGATCGAGGAGACGAAGAAGCACCGTCGGGAGTACCAGGACGTGCTCATTGGCGACGTTATCCTCGTAGCGGGGTGGGAAAACCAAGGCTGTCTTGGGCAACAGGGCATGGACACCTCGACGGACAGGCAGAACATTCGATTCCTGGACCTCGCCACGACAGGCCGGACGGGCGGGGTGCCGACATGGAAGACGTGGATTCGGGATTCGGCGGCGCTTGAAGCATATTCTTCGCTGACGCTCAGGCTCGCGCATATGCTTGCCCTGGGGCGGCTTCCGGATGTCTCTGCCCAGCAACGCATCGGAATTGTGCTTGTCAGCAGAGAGTTACTGGAAGCGGGACTGCGCACGGGAATCCCGCTCCAGGCAAACGCCCTGAGGGCCGATAGCGATGTTTGGCGGTGGATCGTCAACATTGACCGGGCGAGAACCGATCGTGCCAGCCAGTTGGTGTTGAACAAGCGCCGCGGCAAGGTGGCCAACATTCCGCCGGTATTGGAGTACGATCCCGCCCAGTGGTGTTCGACCGAGGCGTTTGCGCCGGAGAAAGCGCCGTTGAGCTGGTTCAGTTTCGCGCGGGCGGTCTGGTCGGTGCCGCAAGATTCGGCTGCGCGCTAGCCGGACCGGGCGCCGCCCGGCAATAAAAACGCGCGCTGAGTGTAACCTCTCTCCCCCTTTCCCGTTGCACTCATCAAATACTATGAAAACTAGAATACTTGCCTCACTCGTTCTGACTGCACTGGTTCCCCCGTGCGCGGCGGATTTCTCTGTTACCCTGGAACCGGTCGCCACGCTGGCCGCCCCGCCCTACAGCGTGCACGACCTGGCGGTGGTCAACGACCGCGCCTACATGGCGGTGAAGAACGCGGGCGTGGTTATCATGGATGTCAGCAACCCGCAATCGCCGCGTCTGCTGACAGTGGCGAACCCGGGGGATTCAGTCGTGAGCTATGTGACCGCGGTTGGCAGCGTTGTCTATGCAGGGGGCGGCGGGTTTGGCCTCGACGTGTATGACGCAGCAAACGCGCCCAGCACGACCTGGATCACCAACATCGCGCACGGTGCGAACAGCCTTTTCGCCGCGAACGGTTACCTGTATGTGAGCGGGGCCAGCAGCGCCTTGATGATTCTCGATGTGAGCAACCCGGCGGCGCCGAATCTCGTGAACAGCTGCTTCGACCTGGACAGCCAGCTGCTGCCCGAGCTGTATGTTCAGGGCGACTACGTGTACGCGACCGCTGGCAATGTGGGACTTCATATCGTCAACGTGGCAAACCCCGCCAGTCCGATCACGGTCAATACCACGGACACCGGCTGCAGCGCTCAGGTGATCTTCGTGCGCGGGCGCTATGCGTATATCGGTGGAACGTCACCCTATTCGTTTTTCGCCGTGGATGTGGCGGACCCGGCCGCGCCCGTGGTCTTCCCTGGTGCTTTCGGCCTCCTCGGCAGGCCGGAGTCAGTTCAGGTAACCAACGGCATCGCATTCGTCGGAGGGCACAATTGGGGCAACAGTCAAGGCGGAATCGAAGTCCTGGACGTGGGCAATCCCGGGCAAATCACGAAGGTGGGTGAAGCCAGGGTGGACAACTACCTGAGCGATATGAAGGTGGTGGGAGAGTATGTCTACGTATCCCAAGCCGGGGACGGCCTGAAGGTCTTCCGTATCAATTACTCCGGGCTGGTGGCGCCGCAGTTCACGCGGCAGCCGGGCAGTGCGACTGTCACCGCCGGGCAGGCTGCAAGCTTCAGCACGATCGCCACCGGGGCGCCGACCGCGATGCTGCAGTGGCAGCGCTCGACCGACGGCGGCGCAAGCTGGCGAGATCTGGTCGAGGGGGCGGGCTTCACGGGGACGGACAGAACGAACCTCACGATCCATCCTACGGCCATTGGGATGAACGGGCACCGTTTTCGCGTGGTGGCTTACAGCGTGGCAGGCACCAACTGCAGCGCCGCGGCGGTGTTGACTGTCAACGGCGCGCCGCTTGTGACAGCGCAACCGCAAAGCCTCCGGGTGGGGTACGGGCAGACTGCCGCCTTCAGCGTGGTGAACCTTGGCGCGTCTCCCTTTGCCTACCAATGGTTCTTGAATGGCGCGCCGCTGGCGGGACAGACGGATGCGGCGCTGGTGTTGCGGCCTGTGACCGCTGCCAATGAAGGGCGGTATTGTGTCCGCATCAGCAACGACTACGGCTGGACGGTCAGCGCGGAGGTCTCGCTGACTGTGAACAACATCGTGGCGTGGGGCAGCAATGGTTCGGGCCAAACAAACGTCCCGGCGGAGCTTTCCGGCGCGGTGGCAATCGCCGCTGGCGGCAATCATAGCCTGGCGCTAAGAGCAGATGGAACAATGGCCGCATGGGGGGCGGGCGGCGCCGGACAGACCAATGTCCCCAGCGGTTTGGTGAACGTTGTCGGGATGACAGCCGGGCAGGAGTCGAGCACGGCGTTGCGGGCTGACGGTTCGGTTATTGCCTGGGGGACTGACAAGAATACGCAGGCGGTGGTGCCGACGGGGTTGAGCGATCTTGTGGCCGTCTCCGCTGGCGTGGACTGGACGATGGGGCTTCGCTCCGATGGCACCGTGACCGCCTGGGGGCCAAACGCGTACGGCGCCACCAACGTGCCCTCGGGACTCTCGAACGTGGTGGGAATTGCCGCCGGCTATACTTTTGGAATGGCGTTGCGTTCGAATGGCACCATCGCCGCGTGGGGCAACAACAGTTTTGGCGAAGCGACTGTTCCGGCTGGGTTGACCAACGTCGTTTCGATTGCCGCCGGCTGGATGCACGCCCTGGCGTTGCGGGCGGATGGCACCGTCAAGGCCTGGGGATGGAATGAACACCGGCAACGCAACGTCCCTGCCGGCCTGACCAATGTGGTGGCGATTGCCTGCGGGGCGGCTCACAGCGTTGCGCTTCGTGCTGACGGCACGGTCGCAGCGTGGGGTTACAACTCGCTCGGCCAGGCGACGATTCCAACCGGCTTGAGCAACGTGGT
This genomic interval carries:
- a CDS encoding bifunctional serine/threonine-protein kinase/formylglycine-generating enzyme family protein is translated as MPDVGDYELLELIGRGGMGVVYRARQRSLHRIVALKTLSGGVHASEDFKRRFWREARMAAKLQHPNIVPVFEIGEDDGQPFFSMEYVSGTDLKQMTREAPLPPEQAARYVEAAARAVHHAHEQGVLHRDLKPSNILIGADDRPRITDFGLARPLMAASSLTMSGAVLGTPGYLPPEQLSAGRGTAGPSSDVYGLGAVLYHLLTGRPPFMGSTLADTLKQSLECQPVPPRKLNLAVPPDLEFICLKCLKKNQKERYQSALALAEDLERYLNGQATLGRWQGLAGSEQDWPEEPPRKESNAGAWIMLLLLAALATCAAAWWKDWGQLRTRVLGSPGVKQIELSTSQAGGNGEVPEVEQTRLPAPDAATISLPNHARTQPAPQGTLTVRFLPDSLYENEWARCEITGQGPSTNLDRILIGRTFEVQLPAGAYRVNLAHVDKDNRVWRLESPVQIESNRSESVSFRFAYAALTVESDPAGADVTWPKEFSIGDETSGTAPFSKRFRSGAIPFTARLHGYADCRITNYFYPVVDDPAKNRFAIPLQARSVPLGGRSFTNSLGMIFRWVVPLQMWACEWETRVGDFRAFASDGAARGNPSPAMQSVTSNGWRASGFSWDNPAPGFCRGDNCPVVGVNWQDAANFCEWLTHRERRLGRLLAKQVYRLPTVKEWRALAGGSAFPQGAEPTGNYSGVEVLGSDWPQCWPVLTNHDDGFARTAPVDAPNFANSLGYYHVGGNAAEWCADGALCGGSWFDGEIDDLSHLRTESAVETPENRDECQDRNGFRVFLEDPWLLQDTPK